From the Flavimarina sp. Hel_I_48 genome, one window contains:
- a CDS encoding thioredoxin family protein: MKTLFTALIILVFVHILPAQSKIKWMNMNEALSAQKENPKKIFMDVYTDWCGPCKLLDKNTFSNDDVATYINENFYPVKFNAEGTEEITYKDFKYTNPNHDPDRKGRNSQHFLAHALKINAYPSMVFFNESGDLIQPVPGYHTPKQLELFLKLVATDAYKEVTTSEAWKKYQDNFVSTFKE; the protein is encoded by the coding sequence ATGAAGACGTTATTCACTGCATTGATAATTTTAGTGTTCGTTCATATTCTTCCCGCACAGAGCAAAATCAAGTGGATGAACATGAACGAAGCGCTTTCCGCACAAAAGGAAAATCCCAAAAAGATTTTTATGGATGTCTATACAGACTGGTGTGGACCGTGCAAACTGCTTGATAAAAACACGTTTTCAAATGACGATGTTGCTACTTATATCAATGAAAATTTTTACCCTGTAAAATTTAACGCCGAAGGCACTGAGGAGATCACCTATAAGGATTTTAAGTACACGAACCCCAATCACGACCCGGATCGTAAAGGCCGTAACAGCCAGCATTTCCTGGCGCATGCACTCAAGATCAATGCGTATCCCAGTATGGTTTTCTTCAATGAAAGCGGAGATCTAATCCAGCCTGTACCCGGTTATCATACACCGAAACAGTTAGAGTTATTTTTAAAACTCGTAGCTACTGATGCTTATAAAGAGGTCACTACTTCCGAAGCCTGGAAAAAATATCAAGATAATTTTGTAAGTACTTTTAAAGAATAA
- a CDS encoding peptide MFS transporter, with protein sequence MAQTARVPQKQLFGQPIGLYVLFFTEMWERFSYYGMRAILTLYLVSQTMGENPGLGWTNAEALSLYGWYTMLVYVMSIPGGIIADKVLGQKKTVLYGGILLVIGHGILAVEEMWAFYTGLLLIILGVGMLKPNISTMVGGLYKEGDIRRDKGFTIFYIGINVGAFLAGITVGTVGEFYGWHYGFGLAGIGMLLGLLVYVWGQKYLVNVGNLLSQEDRDSGASLGNLFSNLFKSRLQLMISLGLLVFSVYWMAVESVAYGLLFIFLTVVVALMMMVYQDLTSKIMKDRYVVMLLSFILVIVFWGAFEQAGGLMNIYAKDNTDRMLMGFEIPASWFQSANSFFIITLGTLIAGFWAKRRLKGKEASSLFKMAIGVLIMGLGFIFMVFASLQFQSEGSSAMYWLVLAYLFHTVGELCSSPVALSFITKLAPAKYASLMMGVYFAATGLGNKVAGVLGESASEAGEMSIFLGITIFTVIFAGIVLLMLKPLKRLTHGAEDNEREISEQEDYELGDPEVTK encoded by the coding sequence ATGGCGCAAACTGCTCGCGTTCCTCAAAAGCAACTTTTTGGACAGCCTATAGGGTTGTACGTACTTTTTTTTACCGAAATGTGGGAGCGTTTTTCCTATTATGGAATGCGCGCGATACTTACACTTTACCTGGTAAGTCAGACCATGGGAGAAAATCCAGGATTGGGATGGACAAATGCAGAAGCACTTTCCCTTTACGGTTGGTATACGATGCTGGTTTATGTTATGTCTATTCCCGGAGGTATAATTGCAGATAAAGTACTGGGGCAGAAAAAGACCGTTCTCTATGGGGGTATACTCCTTGTTATAGGTCACGGTATACTCGCTGTTGAAGAAATGTGGGCATTTTATACGGGACTTTTATTGATCATTCTTGGCGTGGGTATGCTAAAGCCGAATATTTCCACCATGGTGGGAGGTTTGTATAAAGAGGGTGATATACGCCGCGATAAGGGATTTACAATTTTCTATATAGGAATTAACGTAGGTGCATTTTTAGCCGGTATTACGGTGGGTACCGTAGGTGAGTTTTATGGATGGCATTATGGTTTTGGACTCGCTGGTATAGGGATGCTCCTCGGCCTTTTAGTTTATGTATGGGGTCAAAAATACCTTGTGAATGTTGGTAATTTGCTTTCTCAGGAGGATAGGGATTCTGGTGCATCACTTGGTAATCTTTTCTCAAACCTCTTCAAGTCACGCCTGCAGCTTATGATCTCTTTGGGACTACTCGTATTTTCAGTTTACTGGATGGCGGTAGAGTCTGTGGCGTATGGTTTGCTTTTTATTTTTCTAACCGTAGTCGTTGCCTTAATGATGATGGTCTATCAGGATCTTACCTCTAAAATCATGAAAGATAGGTATGTTGTTATGCTGCTTTCGTTTATACTGGTAATCGTATTCTGGGGAGCTTTTGAACAGGCCGGTGGACTCATGAATATTTATGCTAAAGACAATACAGACCGTATGCTAATGGGTTTTGAGATACCAGCGTCATGGTTTCAGTCGGCCAACTCTTTTTTCATTATTACCCTGGGAACACTTATCGCGGGGTTTTGGGCCAAGAGGCGTTTAAAAGGCAAGGAAGCTTCTTCGCTTTTTAAGATGGCAATAGGCGTTTTGATCATGGGACTTGGTTTTATCTTTATGGTATTTGCATCCTTACAGTTTCAGAGTGAGGGATCGTCTGCCATGTATTGGTTGGTTTTGGCGTATTTGTTCCATACGGTAGGGGAATTATGCTCTTCGCCCGTAGCCTTATCTTTTATCACTAAACTTGCGCCCGCGAAATACGCTTCCTTAATGATGGGTGTATATTTTGCGGCAACCGGTCTTGGTAATAAAGTTGCCGGCGTACTGGGGGAATCAGCTTCTGAGGCAGGAGAAATGAGTATTTTCCTGGGAATAACCATTTTCACCGTTATTTTTGCCGGTATTGTTCTTCTTATGCTGAAGCCTTTAAAACGACTTACACACGGTGCCGAAGATAATGAACGTGAGATATCAGAGCAGGAGGATTATGAATTAGGTGACCCTGAAGTAACCAAATAG
- a CDS encoding type II toxin-antitoxin system PemK/MazF family toxin has protein sequence MKQGEIWELYLDPIKGSEQGGRRTVVIISGNLLNEHLKIVIVCPLTTKVKNYKGNVILEPSTENGLLAISEILVFHVRSVTKERLKEKIGTITAKQLTEIKQTLDDILRY, from the coding sequence TTGAAGCAGGGCGAAATCTGGGAACTTTACCTTGATCCCATAAAAGGAAGTGAGCAGGGCGGCCGAAGGACTGTGGTGATCATTAGCGGTAATTTGCTTAATGAACATCTCAAGATCGTGATTGTTTGCCCGCTCACTACAAAAGTAAAAAATTACAAAGGCAATGTAATCTTAGAACCTTCCACAGAGAACGGACTTCTAGCTATTTCTGAAATTTTAGTGTTTCACGTGCGCTCGGTCACTAAAGAACGCCTAAAGGAAAAAATTGGAACTATAACCGCAAAACAATTGACCGAAATTAAGCAAACGCTGGATGATATTTTGCGATATTAA
- a CDS encoding CopG family transcriptional regulator yields the protein MTTFTSSLPSDLLDDLAKMAKKHKIAKNKILEKALTIYLDQLNRAEYVRSYEEAGQDLEVMEVAEEGMSHYLENLENNML from the coding sequence ATGACAACATTCACATCTTCTTTGCCTAGCGACCTTTTAGATGATTTAGCTAAAATGGCCAAAAAGCATAAGATTGCCAAAAACAAAATTTTAGAAAAGGCGTTGACCATCTATTTAGATCAGCTAAACCGGGCAGAATATGTACGTTCTTATGAAGAAGCTGGGCAGGATTTAGAAGTAATGGAAGTCGCCGAAGAAGGCATGAGCCATTATCTTGAGAATCTTGAAAATAATATGCTTTGA
- a CDS encoding ABC1 kinase family protein, whose amino-acid sequence MKTIDHIPTNKLARASKLVTTGVKLGGNYAKYYSKKAFDSSTTRDELNEDNAEDIYDSLKSLKGSALKVAQMLSMEKNIMPKAYVEKFSLSQFSVPPLSAPLVRKTFKKYLDKYPEDIFDTFTSESVNAASIGQVHQATLDGKKLAVKIQYPGVASSISSDLALVKPIATRMFNLRGKDKEKYFKEVEQKLLEETDYLLEVKQSMNITTLCDHIGHLKFPKYYPELSSERIITMDWMQGEHISEFTAHNTDQAVADQVGQTLWDFYMYQMHVLKQVHADPHPGNFLVDEEHNLVAIDFGCIKEVPQEFYEPYFELANPENIDNPELFRQKMFELEILRRDDSPEELKFFSDIFYEMLSLLTKPFHSEKFDFKDDNFFSKIGELSEKYSKDTELRKMNGNRGSKHFLYINRTFFGLYNLMHDLGSRIDVDNYKKYID is encoded by the coding sequence ATGAAAACCATAGATCATATACCAACGAATAAACTAGCCCGAGCCAGCAAACTGGTCACTACGGGGGTGAAATTGGGCGGTAATTATGCTAAATATTACAGTAAAAAAGCTTTTGACTCTTCTACAACTCGTGACGAACTCAACGAAGACAACGCAGAAGATATATATGACAGTTTAAAAAGCCTGAAAGGCAGTGCGCTTAAAGTGGCGCAAATGCTAAGTATGGAAAAAAATATTATGCCAAAGGCTTATGTGGAAAAGTTTTCGCTTTCCCAGTTTTCGGTGCCACCGTTATCTGCGCCTCTGGTACGTAAGACCTTTAAAAAATACCTCGATAAATATCCGGAAGATATCTTTGATACATTTACTAGCGAAAGTGTGAACGCGGCCAGTATTGGCCAGGTACACCAGGCAACATTGGATGGGAAAAAACTTGCTGTGAAAATACAATATCCCGGCGTCGCAAGTAGTATCAGTAGTGATTTGGCTCTAGTGAAGCCTATCGCTACCCGGATGTTTAACCTGAGGGGGAAGGATAAGGAAAAATACTTCAAAGAAGTAGAGCAAAAACTGCTCGAAGAGACAGATTACCTGCTTGAAGTAAAGCAAAGTATGAACATCACAACTTTGTGTGATCATATAGGGCACCTTAAATTCCCAAAATATTATCCAGAACTCTCAAGTGAGCGCATTATCACGATGGACTGGATGCAGGGGGAACATATAAGTGAGTTTACCGCTCATAATACAGATCAGGCGGTTGCAGATCAGGTAGGGCAGACCTTATGGGATTTTTATATGTACCAGATGCACGTACTCAAGCAAGTGCATGCAGATCCACATCCCGGCAATTTTTTAGTTGATGAGGAACATAATCTGGTCGCAATAGACTTTGGGTGTATCAAAGAAGTACCACAGGAATTTTATGAGCCTTATTTTGAACTTGCAAATCCTGAAAACATAGATAATCCTGAACTGTTTAGGCAAAAAATGTTTGAACTGGAAATATTGCGAAGGGATGATAGCCCGGAAGAATTGAAATTCTTTTCAGATATTTTTTATGAGATGCTCAGTTTGTTGACGAAGCCCTTTCACTCTGAAAAATTTGATTTTAAGGATGATAATTTTTTCAGCAAGATAGGGGAACTTAGTGAAAAGTATTCAAAAGATACAGAGCTTAGAAAAATGAACGGTAATCGTGGGAGCAAGCATTTTCTGTACATAAACAGAACGTTCTTTGGACTGTATAATTTGATGCATGATCTGGGATCACGAATCGACGTTGATAACTATAAAAAATATATAGATTAG
- a CDS encoding DUF3140 domain-containing protein encodes MLLKDKTYKELHQTLNMSQAEFRAWLMTDLAPITVANYPDAPSMDKSKKLLQIMGKDKEELTTSDCQFVKIILLRIHYLKRIKSKEQYRKLDWENSLRNMGYDIKKEARKLEKQVEY; translated from the coding sequence ATGCTTTTAAAGGATAAAACCTACAAGGAATTACATCAAACACTTAATATGTCTCAGGCCGAATTCCGCGCCTGGCTCATGACAGATCTCGCCCCCATTACCGTGGCTAATTATCCTGACGCGCCCAGTATGGACAAGTCAAAAAAGCTGCTACAAATTATGGGAAAAGACAAAGAGGAGCTAACAACCTCAGATTGTCAATTTGTAAAAATCATACTGCTTCGTATTCACTATCTCAAGCGCATAAAATCCAAAGAACAGTATCGTAAACTGGACTGGGAAAACAGTTTAAGGAATATGGGATATGACATCAAAAAAGAAGCGCGTAAGCTGGAAAAACAGGTAGAATATTAA
- a CDS encoding S9 family peptidase: protein MKLKQLCAGIFFLISVAVTAQQKAITLEEIWGGAFRMEYLDRLRSLNNGTEYSLLQTDQATQAKSIDVYSYKTGEKVRTLLDSKSLDGLDTFSGYTFSKNEGKVMLSTQVQSIYRRSTLGVYFVYDFAEKTLTQVADKPIQEPTFPPDATKVAYGQDNNLFIKDLATGETTQITQDGENNAIINGITDWVYEEEFSLVRAFDWSKNGNKLAFIRFDEREVPQFSMDVMGQELYPEQDVFKYPKAGEANAKVSLHIYDVSSEEIQDVDLTDFDTYYIPRLSWSNDNNILAVQTLSRKQNAVSLIFVDGETGKARLAVRDEDAAYVDVTDNLTFLEDNSFIWTSEKDGWNHIYHYDKNGKLKNQVTSGNWEVTSYYGYDKKTDRVFYQSTENGSINRGVYSITLNGKGKKELSVEKGTNSADFSADFTYYINTFSDTETPYVFTLHNAKNGKLIRTIKDNSALKEQLSGYTLSQKEFITVPVNGEELNAYMIKPKDFDPSKKYPLFMTQYSGPGSQSVANSWGGSNDYWFQMLAQEGIIIACVDPRGTGFKGRDFKKMTQNELGKYEVEDQIAAAQFFGQKDFIDASRIGIWGWSYGGFMAANSLFQGADTFEMAIAVAPVTSWRFYDTIYTERYMGVPQENANGYDENSPLSHVNELKGKFLLVHGSADDNVHLQNTMRLVEALVQANKQFDWAIYPDKNHGIYGGNTRLHLFTKMTNFIKENL, encoded by the coding sequence ATGAAATTAAAACAACTGTGTGCCGGGATTTTCTTTTTGATTTCGGTGGCCGTAACTGCACAGCAGAAGGCAATTACCCTTGAAGAAATATGGGGCGGTGCTTTCCGCATGGAATATCTTGATCGCTTACGTTCGTTAAACAACGGTACAGAATATTCCCTCCTCCAGACAGATCAAGCTACACAAGCAAAGAGCATAGACGTTTATAGCTATAAAACGGGCGAGAAAGTCCGCACACTTCTGGATTCTAAATCGCTGGATGGTCTGGATACTTTTTCTGGCTATACCTTTAGTAAAAATGAAGGTAAAGTCATGCTTAGTACCCAGGTACAATCTATTTACCGTCGCTCTACGCTGGGTGTATATTTTGTATATGATTTTGCCGAAAAAACGCTGACCCAGGTTGCTGATAAACCTATACAGGAGCCCACTTTTCCCCCAGATGCAACAAAAGTTGCCTACGGCCAGGACAACAATCTTTTTATTAAAGATCTCGCTACCGGCGAAACAACTCAAATTACTCAGGATGGTGAAAATAACGCCATAATCAACGGTATAACAGACTGGGTTTATGAAGAGGAATTTTCCCTTGTACGTGCCTTTGACTGGAGTAAAAATGGCAATAAACTGGCGTTTATACGTTTTGATGAACGCGAAGTGCCCCAGTTTTCAATGGATGTTATGGGTCAGGAACTGTATCCGGAGCAGGATGTTTTCAAGTATCCTAAAGCTGGCGAGGCCAATGCAAAAGTGAGTTTGCATATATACGATGTTTCTTCGGAAGAAATACAGGATGTTGACCTGACTGATTTTGATACTTATTATATCCCAAGATTGTCCTGGAGCAACGATAATAATATTCTCGCGGTACAAACACTTTCCAGAAAGCAAAATGCGGTCAGCCTCATTTTTGTAGATGGGGAAACCGGCAAGGCGAGACTTGCCGTGCGCGATGAAGATGCGGCTTATGTAGATGTAACTGATAATCTTACCTTTTTAGAAGACAATAGTTTTATCTGGACCAGCGAAAAAGACGGTTGGAACCATATTTACCACTACGATAAAAATGGAAAACTGAAAAACCAGGTAACTTCCGGAAACTGGGAAGTCACCAGTTATTATGGTTATGATAAAAAAACGGATCGAGTCTTTTATCAAAGCACTGAAAATGGTTCTATCAACCGCGGTGTATATTCAATAACCCTGAATGGAAAGGGAAAAAAGGAACTTTCAGTTGAAAAAGGCACAAATTCTGCCGATTTTAGTGCTGATTTCACCTATTATATAAACACATTTTCTGATACCGAAACGCCTTACGTCTTTACATTGCACAATGCAAAAAACGGAAAACTGATTCGCACGATAAAAGACAATTCAGCTTTAAAAGAACAACTTTCTGGGTATACGCTTTCTCAAAAAGAATTTATTACCGTTCCCGTAAATGGCGAGGAGCTTAATGCGTACATGATTAAACCTAAAGATTTTGATCCCAGTAAAAAGTACCCACTATTTATGACCCAATATTCCGGTCCAGGTTCTCAGAGTGTGGCAAACAGCTGGGGCGGCAGTAATGATTACTGGTTTCAAATGCTGGCGCAGGAAGGTATAATTATCGCCTGTGTAGATCCTCGCGGTACCGGTTTTAAAGGTAGGGATTTTAAGAAAATGACCCAGAATGAACTTGGTAAATACGAAGTGGAAGATCAGATCGCAGCTGCTCAATTTTTTGGTCAGAAAGATTTTATAGATGCTTCAAGAATAGGAATCTGGGGATGGAGCTATGGAGGTTTTATGGCTGCCAACTCACTTTTTCAAGGTGCAGATACTTTTGAAATGGCCATCGCGGTAGCACCGGTCACCAGCTGGCGTTTCTATGATACCATTTATACGGAGCGCTATATGGGTGTTCCGCAGGAAAATGCAAATGGATATGACGAGAACTCCCCTTTAAGCCACGTTAATGAACTTAAAGGTAAATTTTTGCTCGTACATGGTAGTGCAGATGATAACGTACACCTACAAAATACCATGCGTCTCGTTGAAGCTCTGGTGCAGGCAAACAAGCAATTTGACTGGGCGATCTATCCAGATAAAAACCATGGAATCTATGGTGGTAATACACGTTTGCACCTCTTTACCAAAATGACCAATTTCATCAAAGAAAATTTATAA
- a CDS encoding Cof-type HAD-IIB family hydrolase has translation MEKENIKVICLDIDGTLLDKDRAISPGTQETFKRLNGKYHTVLASSRMPSAMYYLQEKLGIKGDPLIAYNGALILDNHQKAIKSLPMTLDFLQAILDHQKGRNYNVSTFCNDIWRTAEKDQWTQHEIYTTKANPELVPNDQLIQVLKENEQQPHKIMCMGEEEILDDLINQLEKSGHADKVHLYRSKKTYIEIITKNIDKSDALAYLLEKEYQLPMSSVIAFGDNHNDVDLLNNAGWGIAVANAKENVKSVADYISEFTNKEDAVAKELNRILN, from the coding sequence ATGGAAAAGGAAAATATAAAAGTTATCTGTCTGGATATAGACGGCACCTTGCTGGATAAGGATCGAGCTATCTCGCCCGGAACACAAGAAACCTTTAAAAGGCTCAATGGGAAATACCATACGGTCCTGGCATCGTCGCGTATGCCTTCAGCAATGTATTACCTTCAGGAAAAACTAGGTATTAAAGGTGATCCCCTTATTGCTTATAACGGCGCTCTGATTTTGGATAATCATCAAAAAGCAATCAAGAGCCTGCCCATGACGCTCGATTTTTTACAAGCTATTCTTGATCATCAAAAAGGGCGTAATTACAATGTAAGTACATTTTGTAATGATATTTGGCGCACTGCGGAAAAAGACCAATGGACTCAGCATGAAATATACACGACCAAAGCAAACCCAGAATTGGTTCCCAATGACCAATTGATACAGGTTCTCAAAGAAAACGAGCAGCAACCGCACAAAATAATGTGCATGGGGGAAGAAGAAATCCTGGACGATCTGATCAACCAACTTGAAAAATCAGGTCACGCAGATAAGGTACATTTATACAGGTCGAAAAAAACCTATATTGAAATTATTACCAAAAACATAGACAAAAGTGATGCTTTAGCCTATTTATTAGAAAAAGAGTATCAACTACCCATGAGTTCCGTGATTGCATTTGGTGATAATCATAACGATGTCGATCTGTTAAATAACGCAGGCTGGGGAATTGCCGTGGCAAATGCCAAAGAAAATGTAAAGTCCGTTGCTGATTATATAAGCGAATTCACAAACAAAGAAGATGCGGTAGCCAAAGAACTGAACAGGATATTGAATTAG
- a CDS encoding TetR family transcriptional regulator C-terminal domain-containing protein: MAAKIKKQVTSQTTTKIEPTAEIIISTYMDYVLENGERPKSVYKFAKENGMEEADFYNFFGSFEGLREHIWVAFYENTILVLNKDKGYVNYPNKEKMLSFFFTFFELLTANRSYVLFTLRERNDKMKNLKQLSKLRLEFKDFAADLIERGNEEKNSKLVKNPVRIFSEGAWVQMLFLLKYWMDDNSAGFEKTDIAIEKSVKAIFDVFETTPLESVLDLGKFLFKDRFVKA, translated from the coding sequence ATGGCAGCTAAAATTAAGAAACAGGTTACTTCACAGACTACTACTAAAATAGAGCCTACAGCAGAAATCATAATTTCTACTTATATGGACTATGTTCTCGAGAACGGGGAACGTCCTAAAAGCGTCTATAAGTTTGCGAAGGAAAATGGAATGGAAGAAGCTGATTTCTATAACTTCTTTGGAAGCTTTGAAGGGTTGCGGGAACATATATGGGTTGCCTTTTATGAGAATACAATTCTGGTTCTAAACAAGGATAAGGGATATGTAAATTATCCCAATAAGGAAAAAATGCTCTCTTTCTTTTTTACTTTTTTTGAACTGCTTACGGCAAACCGCAGTTATGTTCTTTTCACGTTGCGGGAGCGCAATGATAAGATGAAAAATCTCAAGCAGTTGAGCAAATTACGTCTTGAATTCAAAGATTTTGCTGCAGACCTTATTGAACGTGGGAATGAGGAGAAAAATTCTAAACTGGTAAAAAACCCGGTGCGGATTTTTAGTGAAGGTGCCTGGGTGCAAATGCTGTTCTTGTTGAAATACTGGATGGATGATAATTCCGCTGGTTTTGAAAAGACAGACATTGCTATCGAGAAGTCTGTAAAAGCGATCTTTGATGTTTTTGAAACGACGCCCTTAGAGAGTGTTCTTGATCTTGGCAAATTTTTGTTCAAAGATCGTTTTGTAAAAGCTTAA
- a CDS encoding ComEC/Rec2 family competence protein, with protein MKGFNHPIFNLLCCLVAGIVLQKWLTFSVPKTALFTLILAIFALIFHLLFRKRKNFWLSLPLYACFVSIGILTTIVNDPLQEETHFRNHVHERGLISLSIQEVLKPTNYARRYVAGVNQINAQNTTGKVLLTIARDSTTELQRHSKRFEVDNVLALQSTIKTIPKPRNPYQFDYAGYMSNLGIHGQIYTHNKEIFILSQNISSAYGFAARLRNFLQQRLIKYDFAPREWGVINALLLGQRQQLSPETRQNYIDAGVIHILAISGLHVGIILFLLRFIFKPLGNKRTMRRLRSILVILGVWIFAFIAGLSPSVLRAATMFTFLQIGLASNRKNGGMNGLIASGFFLLLIDSSLLFQVGFQLSYAAVFFILWLQPSIYALWKPKNRILSYFWGVFSVTFTAQLGVLPLSLFYFHQFSSLFFISNILVIPFLGIVLGVGIFNLILAAFGVLPAIFAEAYEHLVRVLNDFIFLMAGFDTWIYKHIYFSTGLLVLTYLVIVSSGRFIRNLKYNTLIFMLVSFLILISYTIFEKINKKKGHITVLHQYKESTLIEEHSGTLRLFSDSESDAKIIGLYQENTRVEQIQKKNIGNYYIHNNKEVLIIDSLGIYAIEGAKPDYILLRQSPKINLNRLLKKYPDVELIADGSNYKSYIERWETTCAKEKIPFHSTYEKGAFIVK; from the coding sequence ATGAAAGGTTTTAACCATCCCATTTTCAATCTGCTCTGCTGCCTTGTCGCAGGTATTGTTCTGCAAAAATGGCTAACCTTTTCTGTTCCTAAAACTGCACTTTTCACCCTAATATTGGCAATTTTTGCCCTTATTTTTCACCTTTTATTCCGTAAACGGAAAAATTTCTGGCTCAGTCTCCCGCTGTACGCTTGTTTTGTAAGTATCGGCATACTTACCACGATAGTAAACGATCCACTTCAGGAGGAAACACATTTCAGGAACCACGTTCACGAGCGCGGCCTTATATCCCTGAGCATTCAGGAGGTTTTAAAACCCACCAACTACGCGCGGCGCTATGTGGCAGGAGTCAATCAAATAAATGCCCAAAATACCACCGGAAAAGTCCTGCTAACCATTGCACGAGACAGTACAACCGAACTTCAGCGCCATTCAAAACGCTTTGAAGTTGACAACGTACTTGCTTTACAAAGCACTATCAAAACAATTCCCAAACCACGAAATCCTTACCAATTTGATTACGCCGGGTATATGTCAAATTTGGGAATTCATGGACAAATTTATACTCATAATAAGGAAATCTTCATTTTAAGTCAAAACATAAGTTCTGCTTACGGGTTTGCCGCACGGCTTCGTAATTTTCTTCAACAACGTTTGATAAAATACGATTTTGCACCCCGGGAATGGGGCGTGATCAATGCACTGCTTCTGGGACAACGTCAGCAACTTTCTCCAGAAACGCGCCAAAATTATATAGATGCCGGTGTGATTCATATCCTGGCAATTTCTGGTTTGCACGTGGGCATTATCCTTTTTTTGCTTCGTTTTATTTTTAAACCTTTAGGCAACAAACGTACTATGCGGCGACTAAGAAGCATACTGGTTATTCTTGGCGTCTGGATATTTGCCTTTATTGCCGGCCTTTCACCTTCGGTTTTACGAGCGGCCACGATGTTCACGTTCTTACAAATTGGGCTCGCCAGTAACCGGAAAAATGGTGGGATGAACGGCCTCATCGCTTCGGGGTTTTTCCTGTTGCTTATTGATTCCTCGCTCTTGTTTCAGGTAGGTTTTCAGCTCAGTTATGCCGCGGTGTTTTTCATTTTATGGCTGCAACCGTCAATTTATGCGCTATGGAAGCCGAAAAACCGGATTTTAAGCTATTTCTGGGGTGTTTTTTCGGTAACCTTTACTGCCCAACTGGGTGTTTTACCGCTGAGCTTATTTTATTTTCATCAGTTTTCAAGCTTGTTCTTTATATCGAATATACTCGTGATTCCATTTTTGGGAATTGTGCTTGGAGTCGGGATTTTCAACCTTATTTTGGCCGCTTTTGGTGTACTTCCGGCAATTTTTGCCGAAGCTTACGAACATCTTGTGCGCGTGCTCAATGATTTTATATTCCTGATGGCTGGGTTTGATACGTGGATATACAAACACATTTACTTTAGTACAGGTTTGCTCGTTTTGACCTATTTAGTAATCGTAAGTAGTGGAAGATTTATTAGAAATCTTAAGTACAACACTCTGATCTTTATGCTAGTCAGCTTTTTGATACTGATATCCTATACCATTTTCGAAAAGATTAATAAAAAAAAAGGGCATATTACCGTTCTTCATCAATATAAAGAAAGTACACTTATTGAAGAACATAGTGGTACGTTACGCCTGTTTTCTGACAGTGAGAGCGATGCTAAAATTATTGGTCTATATCAGGAGAACACTCGGGTAGAACAAATTCAGAAAAAAAACATAGGGAATTATTACATCCATAATAACAAAGAAGTTTTGATCATAGACAGTCTGGGCATATACGCGATTGAGGGTGCGAAACCCGATTATATTTTGCTGCGGCAGTCGCCCAAAATCAATCTAAACCGCCTGCTAAAGAAATACCCTGATGTTGAACTTATCGCAGATGGCAGCAATTACAAAAGTTACATCGAACGCTGGGAAACTACTTGCGCAAAAGAAAAAATCCCTTTTCACAGCACGTATGAAAAGGGAGCTTTTATTGTAAAATAA